A region of Pyxidicoccus parkwaysis DNA encodes the following proteins:
- a CDS encoding ATP-binding protein has product MSKVRKVNKADPLADLPRWAQQLARKYYTKTVSTFLLYGAVRDLQPLQMEDGGRGFGTLKTFLSEELFGGRDHVLFYDRSSGVRSATPETQKDLMRTLSGYDAMYGTDYAKVMPRDPGRALQILENFLRMRVSEGKSLALIIDFAETLVPGGEISHLSTEDRFVLATLDKWAHDPQFLAGDVSIVLLAENLADISPRISRNPYAAPIELPLPNEEERLEYVRYKLEGKRLQSLSDVPLAGLAKMTAGLSRINLDRVLTEALEREVRITPELLKEKKKEIIQAECHGLLEFIEPAHTLDAVAGHGKAKEMLRQAASALKKGRLEVMPMGYLLTGPVGTGKTFMVSCFAGEIGIPVVKFLNFRSQWQGVTESNLEKIFNLLKALWPVAVMIDEADTFLGNRDSGGDSGTSSRVFGSIASFMGNTQYRGKIVWFLMTARPDLLPIDLKRQGRAEEHIALFYPQSDAERDELFKVMSKKTGVAVEGVESFATLIPEGVRAFSGADIEAVMVRSKFRALAAGRESVGKEDVAAVLADFVPPSYPLEIELQNLVAVQECTSRELLPEGFRKLDRDFITRRVRELKALLES; this is encoded by the coding sequence GTGAGCAAGGTGCGCAAGGTCAACAAGGCGGATCCGCTGGCGGACCTGCCCCGCTGGGCGCAGCAGCTGGCCCGGAAGTACTACACGAAGACGGTCAGCACGTTCCTGCTCTACGGGGCCGTGCGCGACTTGCAGCCCCTGCAGATGGAGGACGGTGGCCGCGGGTTCGGCACGCTGAAGACGTTCCTCTCCGAGGAGCTCTTCGGCGGAAGAGACCACGTCCTCTTCTATGACCGCTCGTCCGGCGTCCGCTCCGCCACCCCGGAGACGCAGAAGGATTTGATGCGGACGCTGTCCGGCTACGACGCGATGTACGGCACGGACTACGCCAAGGTCATGCCGAGAGACCCGGGCCGGGCACTCCAGATTCTGGAGAACTTCCTGCGCATGCGCGTGAGCGAGGGCAAGTCCCTGGCGCTCATCATCGACTTCGCGGAGACGCTGGTGCCGGGCGGGGAGATTTCCCACCTGTCCACCGAGGACCGCTTCGTGCTGGCCACGCTGGACAAGTGGGCGCACGACCCGCAGTTCCTCGCGGGCGACGTGTCGATTGTCCTGCTCGCGGAGAACCTCGCGGACATCTCGCCGCGCATCAGCCGCAACCCCTACGCGGCGCCGATTGAGCTGCCCCTCCCCAACGAGGAGGAGCGGCTGGAGTACGTGCGCTACAAGCTGGAGGGCAAGCGGCTCCAGTCGCTGTCGGACGTGCCGCTGGCGGGCCTGGCGAAGATGACGGCGGGCCTGTCCCGCATCAACCTGGACCGCGTGCTCACCGAGGCCCTGGAGCGCGAGGTGCGAATCACGCCCGAGCTCCTCAAGGAGAAGAAGAAGGAAATCATCCAGGCGGAGTGCCATGGCCTGCTGGAGTTCATCGAGCCGGCGCACACGCTGGACGCGGTGGCCGGGCACGGCAAGGCCAAGGAGATGCTGCGGCAGGCCGCCAGCGCCCTGAAGAAGGGACGGCTGGAGGTGATGCCCATGGGCTACCTGCTCACGGGTCCCGTGGGCACGGGCAAGACGTTCATGGTGAGCTGCTTCGCCGGGGAGATTGGCATCCCCGTGGTGAAGTTCCTCAACTTCCGCAGCCAGTGGCAGGGCGTCACCGAGTCCAACCTCGAAAAGATTTTCAACCTGCTCAAGGCCCTGTGGCCGGTGGCGGTGATGATTGACGAGGCGGACACGTTCCTCGGCAACCGCGACTCCGGTGGTGACTCGGGGACGAGCAGCCGCGTGTTCGGCTCCATTGCGTCCTTCATGGGCAACACGCAGTACCGCGGCAAGATTGTCTGGTTCCTGATGACGGCGCGCCCGGACCTGCTGCCCATCGACTTGAAGCGCCAGGGCCGCGCGGAGGAGCACATCGCGCTCTTCTATCCGCAGTCGGACGCGGAGCGGGACGAGCTCTTCAAGGTCATGTCCAAGAAGACGGGCGTGGCGGTGGAGGGCGTGGAGTCGTTCGCCACGCTGATTCCGGAGGGTGTGCGCGCCTTCAGTGGCGCGGACATCGAGGCCGTCATGGTGCGCTCGAAGTTCCGCGCGCTGGCGGCGGGCCGCGAGTCGGTGGGCAAGGAGGACGTGGCGGCGGTGCTGGCGGACTTCGTGCCTCCCAGCTACCCGCTCGAAATCGAGCTGCAGAACCTGGTGGCGGTGCAGGAGTGCACCAGCCGCGAGCTGCTGCCCGAGGGCTTCCGCAAGCTGGACCGCGACTTCATCACCCGCCGCGTGCGTGAGCTGAAGGCGCTGCTGGAGTCGTAG
- a CDS encoding L,D-transpeptidase family protein — MQTALLDMGFAIHGGADGRYGQQTARALRNFQMHASRNFPAVRPTGTLDAATLRALDALAPAPGARGQSRGLPSSFFNGQPVRVVVALREHRTFLFDPEGRLVDIFPNATGTATTPTRTGLKVIRAKLDQAAAEAAGARLWNDAYVFGVRILDLSWADGRHSGEELHGTNAPAMLGADVSHGCIRHSNEAILVLHDALSAGDRVAIVEHVDDPHLGVAVQVS; from the coding sequence GTGCAGACCGCGCTCCTCGACATGGGCTTCGCCATTCACGGCGGCGCGGACGGCCGCTACGGCCAGCAGACCGCGCGGGCGCTTCGCAACTTCCAGATGCACGCCTCACGTAACTTCCCCGCCGTGCGCCCCACGGGCACGCTGGACGCGGCCACCCTGCGCGCGCTGGACGCCCTGGCTCCCGCTCCAGGGGCTCGCGGCCAGTCCCGGGGACTGCCCTCCTCCTTCTTCAACGGCCAGCCCGTCCGCGTCGTCGTGGCCCTGCGCGAGCACCGCACCTTCCTCTTCGACCCGGAAGGACGCCTCGTGGACATCTTCCCCAACGCCACCGGCACCGCCACCACGCCCACGCGCACAGGCTTGAAGGTCATCCGCGCGAAGCTGGACCAGGCCGCCGCCGAGGCCGCGGGCGCACGCCTCTGGAACGACGCATACGTCTTCGGCGTGCGCATCCTCGACCTGTCCTGGGCGGATGGTCGCCACTCAGGCGAGGAGCTGCACGGAACCAACGCCCCCGCGATGCTCGGCGCGGACGTGTCCCACGGCTGCATCCGTCACTCGAACGAGGCCATTCTCGTGCTCCACGACGCGCTCTCCGCGGGAGACCGCGTGGCCATCGTGGAGCACGTGGACGACCCGCACCTCGGTGTCGCGGTGCAGGTGTCCTGA
- a CDS encoding LysM peptidoglycan-binding domain-containing protein, whose translation MPHLPLLLLALASVPASEGAPPPMPPPPPGMRVLATDEKRLLTGEAPATTPAAEATAAEEPSEEEEEATSEEVEAESAELEELRALEGAALDPQARPNAEVMQSLRRLGLANPLRMRMLDALDEPTFREDDSPEAIPLITDLANFDVGQIQDRYDIPVEMQPLVAQYIQFFQGPGRRWFRKWMSRGARYMPVMQPILEQYGLPKDTVYLAMIESGFSANAYSWAHAAGPWQFISSTGKQYGLKQDFWVDERRDPIKATRAAASYLKDLKNELGHWYLAWAGYNTGSGRVKRMMEKHGTSDFWLLSEERGLAKETKHYVPKLIAAALVAKNPAAFGFAEEEIEPEPVLEYDEVELTDAADLDVVARAAGVSVKDIQDLNPELRRWCTPPATGKNPYELRVPRGAGAKFAENYKKMAPAERLAFKIHKVKRGDTLSQIAEKYGTASEAILQMNQLKSARTLKLGAELVIPVPTGKGGSGTTGGALANKVAQARRSGVVVRPEDEVPAGASKGPVAAGPVKTEKVNGKTRVTYGVLSGDSLWVVATKFNVTVEDLKKWNGLTRRNPTLQVGSLLYVWPEGNTATTTAQVQERAGTVVAKTLGSKPAARTHALAEGETLWSVAQRYGVSVEDIMRWNNIKDYRTIPTGKLLNLSAP comes from the coding sequence GCCACCTCCCGGCATGCGGGTGCTGGCCACCGACGAGAAGCGGTTGCTGACGGGCGAGGCGCCTGCCACCACGCCTGCCGCCGAGGCCACCGCCGCCGAGGAGCCCTCGGAGGAAGAGGAGGAGGCCACCAGCGAGGAGGTGGAAGCCGAGTCCGCGGAGCTGGAGGAGCTGCGCGCGCTGGAAGGCGCTGCGTTGGACCCGCAGGCGCGTCCCAACGCGGAGGTGATGCAGTCGCTGCGCCGGCTGGGGCTCGCCAACCCGCTGCGGATGCGGATGCTGGACGCGCTCGACGAGCCCACCTTCCGCGAGGACGACTCGCCCGAGGCGATTCCGCTCATCACGGACCTGGCCAACTTCGACGTCGGGCAGATTCAGGACCGCTACGACATCCCGGTGGAGATGCAGCCGCTGGTGGCGCAGTACATCCAGTTCTTCCAGGGCCCGGGCCGGCGCTGGTTCCGCAAGTGGATGTCGCGCGGCGCGCGGTACATGCCGGTGATGCAGCCGATTCTGGAGCAGTACGGGCTGCCGAAGGACACGGTGTACCTGGCGATGATTGAGAGCGGCTTCTCGGCCAATGCGTACTCGTGGGCGCATGCGGCGGGGCCGTGGCAGTTCATCTCCAGCACGGGCAAGCAGTACGGGCTGAAGCAGGACTTCTGGGTGGACGAGCGCAGAGACCCCATCAAGGCCACGCGCGCGGCGGCGTCGTACCTGAAGGACCTGAAGAACGAGCTAGGGCACTGGTACCTGGCGTGGGCCGGGTACAACACGGGCTCCGGGCGCGTGAAGCGCATGATGGAGAAGCACGGCACCAGCGACTTCTGGCTGCTCTCCGAGGAGCGCGGACTGGCGAAGGAGACGAAGCACTACGTGCCCAAGCTCATCGCCGCGGCGCTGGTGGCGAAGAATCCGGCGGCCTTCGGCTTCGCTGAAGAAGAAATCGAGCCCGAGCCGGTGCTCGAGTACGACGAGGTGGAGCTGACGGACGCGGCGGACCTGGACGTGGTGGCTCGGGCGGCGGGGGTGAGCGTCAAGGACATCCAGGACCTGAACCCGGAGCTGCGCCGCTGGTGCACGCCTCCCGCGACGGGGAAGAACCCGTACGAGCTGCGGGTGCCTCGGGGCGCGGGCGCGAAGTTCGCGGAGAACTACAAGAAGATGGCCCCCGCCGAGCGGCTGGCCTTCAAGATTCACAAGGTGAAGCGCGGAGACACGCTGTCGCAGATTGCCGAGAAGTACGGCACGGCCTCAGAGGCGATTCTGCAGATGAACCAGCTCAAGTCGGCGCGGACGCTGAAGCTGGGCGCGGAGCTGGTGATTCCGGTGCCCACGGGCAAGGGCGGCAGCGGGACGACGGGTGGCGCGCTGGCGAACAAGGTGGCGCAGGCGCGGCGCAGCGGCGTGGTGGTGCGGCCCGAGGACGAGGTGCCAGCAGGCGCGTCCAAGGGGCCGGTGGCCGCGGGGCCGGTGAAGACGGAGAAGGTGAACGGCAAGACGCGCGTGACGTACGGCGTGCTGTCGGGCGACAGCCTGTGGGTGGTGGCGACGAAGTTCAACGTGACGGTGGAGGACCTGAAGAAGTGGAACGGCCTCACCCGCCGCAACCCGACGCTGCAGGTGGGCTCGCTGCTGTACGTGTGGCCGGAGGGGAACACGGCCACCACGACGGCGCAGGTGCAGGAGCGCGCGGGCACGGTGGTGGCGAAGACGCTGGGCTCCAAGCCGGCGGCCCGCACGCACGCGCTGGCCGAGGGCGAGACGCTCTGGTCCGTGGCACAGCGCTACGGCGTGTCCGTCGAGGACATCATGCGGTGGAACAACATCAAGGACTACCGCACCATCCCCACGGGCAAGCTGCTCAACCTGAGCGCGCCGTGA